A part of Flavobacteriaceae bacterium GSB9 genomic DNA contains:
- a CDS encoding carboxypeptidase-like regulatory domain-containing protein, whose amino-acid sequence MKTLFLLFVLIISLGSEGQIVSDDYHKGVNDNVVKDMILEGNVTDINGLALIGAELVIKGTSIMTKTNFDGNFYLKIKKGGVLVVSYAGFETKEVTIENQIDINIILEEKGKPEPIRSLTKSEVRKKKRSDNKAKQAAQREKEKNNMEPIDLKEEILGEAGRAAKRSIWKHRK is encoded by the coding sequence ATGAAAACTTTATTCCTTCTTTTCGTCTTGATAATCTCTTTGGGTAGTGAAGGGCAAATTGTAAGTGATGATTATCATAAGGGTGTAAATGACAATGTTGTAAAGGACATGATACTAGAGGGAAACGTAACGGATATAAACGGTTTGGCTTTAATTGGGGCAGAACTTGTTATTAAAGGTACGTCAATTATGACAAAAACAAATTTTGACGGGAACTTTTATTTAAAAATTAAGAAAGGCGGTGTATTGGTTGTTAGTTATGCAGGTTTTGAAACAAAAGAAGTGACTATAGAAAATCAGATAGATATTAATATTATTTTGGAAGAAAAAGGCAAACCGGAACCCATAAGGTCTTTAACTAAATCGGAAGTTAGAAAAAAAAAGCGTTCCGATAATAAGGCAAAACAGGCTGCTCAACGAGAAAAAGAAAAGAACAACATGGAGCCAATAGATTTAAAAGAAGAAATTTTAGGAGAAGCAGGAAGAGCGGCAAAAAGAAGCATATGGAAGCATAGGAAATAA
- a CDS encoding DUF2652 domain-containing protein, with the protein MKPVNNASAEPTLLFIPDISGFTKFVNETEISHSQHIITELLETLIDANEMGLQISEIEGDAILFYRKGKKPTAVETLAQVQRMYIKFHACLRRYESQRICQCGACLKASNLNIKFIIHYGEISINQIKTIPKLFGKDVIVAHRLLKNNISMNEYVLITDQLIQSCSTWVDIGQVAWETPSHGKGTYDFGDIKYCFLSLAPLESHIPKPTIDDYAPEPNMKQILSVGSVINAPLELVFNVVSDPEAKHLWVQQVKGSDKTNGKIVKNGTTHRCIMNGDEKDPFFTSHSFKITKDFITWIDTNHTFNADMVVSLKRLGKDETKTHITVLKKLNPIKKLLYNLFMKKSFTQFYIASLNKLNTYCIDLKKRGEKHPAGILLEPRSKAVA; encoded by the coding sequence ATGAAACCAGTAAATAACGCTTCCGCTGAACCCACGCTTCTTTTTATTCCAGACATTAGTGGCTTTACCAAATTTGTAAATGAGACCGAAATATCTCATAGCCAACACATTATTACAGAACTCCTTGAAACGCTAATAGACGCCAATGAAATGGGGCTTCAAATTTCAGAAATTGAAGGGGATGCTATCCTTTTTTACCGAAAAGGCAAAAAGCCGACAGCTGTTGAAACCCTCGCTCAAGTACAGAGAATGTACATTAAATTTCATGCCTGCTTGAGAAGGTACGAATCGCAGAGGATATGCCAATGTGGCGCTTGCCTAAAAGCCAGCAACCTTAACATAAAATTTATTATTCATTATGGAGAGATCTCTATCAATCAAATAAAAACTATACCTAAGCTATTTGGAAAGGATGTAATCGTAGCGCACCGTCTTCTTAAAAATAACATTTCCATGAATGAGTATGTTTTAATTACAGATCAACTTATACAATCCTGCTCAACTTGGGTGGATATTGGACAAGTAGCTTGGGAAACACCAAGTCATGGAAAAGGAACCTACGACTTTGGAGATATTAAATATTGTTTCTTGTCTTTAGCCCCTTTAGAGTCCCATATCCCAAAACCAACAATTGATGATTACGCTCCAGAACCAAATATGAAACAAATTCTCTCTGTAGGTTCTGTAATAAATGCACCATTAGAACTTGTTTTTAATGTTGTTTCGGATCCTGAAGCAAAACACCTATGGGTACAACAAGTGAAAGGGAGTGATAAAACAAATGGCAAAATAGTTAAAAATGGCACTACACATCGATGTATTATGAATGGAGATGAAAAAGATCCGTTTTTCACTTCGCACAGTTTTAAAATAACAAAGGATTTTATAACCTGGATAGACACAAACCACACGTTTAATGCCGACATGGTAGTAAGTCTTAAACGCTTAGGGAAAGATGAAACAAAAACGCACATTACTGTTTTAAAAAAACTAAACCCCATTAAAAAACTGCTTTATAATTTATTTATGAAAAAAAGCTTTACACAATTCTATATAGCATCATTAAATAAGCTAAATACGTACTGTATAGATTTGAAAAAAAGAGGTGAGAAACACCCAGCAGGGATTTTACTGGAGCCTAGGAGTAAGGCTGTAGCATAA
- a CDS encoding helix-turn-helix domain-containing protein, with product MRSLQSMDESFISKLNDVLENNYHQERFGVSQLAVSMGVSRSKLHRKIIQIEGVSASAYIKRFRLEKAYVLLKNNTSTVSEIAYSVGFNSPSYFTKCFHKRYKCAPSEVKQKPELGDGVKEHHGKARQLSSFSLKKSVFLGVLVLLLGMGAYIVGDLASERKGNRKVTLAVLPFKTLSDNPSDQYFADGVMDVILSSLSGIENFNVISRTTMEQYRKNSKTTPEIAKELGITHMLEASVQKQTDKVRIAVQLIDAKNDVHIWADDYERLYKDIFSMQSEVAREIAQHLEITLSSIDERRLDETPTKNVEAYNLYLKGRFFWDRRTEEDLKLSVKYFEDALALDPDYALAYAGLAASYSVMAQWRWYPRDEGNEKAKMYAEKALSIDKNISLAYTVLGKISVWRDWNWKQGEEAFNQALILDPNNATAHQWYAGLLNSLGRNKEAREHIDLAKKNSPNAPLVYSTSSQIYYNNGEFEKAVEETKKAYELGGFSLHYRFYCYVRLGEYDKAVETLKLKFPELQSHPEIIDEIYESSGIKGVVHWYIGDSKCSGSNVSNCFNKARLFMLIGDTKNALECLEKSYEIGHKHFPKIRHYLDFKPLQSEPRYLVLIDKLNME from the coding sequence ATGAGGTCACTACAGTCCATGGATGAGTCGTTTATTTCAAAACTTAATGATGTATTGGAAAACAATTACCATCAGGAGCGTTTTGGTGTAAGTCAATTAGCCGTAAGCATGGGAGTAAGCAGGTCAAAGCTTCATAGAAAGATAATCCAGATAGAAGGTGTTTCCGCTAGTGCATATATTAAAAGGTTTCGGCTTGAAAAAGCTTATGTATTATTAAAAAACAACACATCCACGGTATCGGAGATAGCCTATTCTGTTGGGTTTAACAGCCCCTCATATTTTACAAAGTGTTTTCATAAGCGCTATAAATGTGCACCCAGTGAAGTTAAGCAGAAACCAGAACTTGGGGATGGAGTCAAGGAGCACCATGGAAAGGCCAGACAATTATCCTCATTTAGCTTAAAAAAGAGTGTCTTTTTAGGTGTTTTAGTGTTATTGTTGGGAATGGGGGCCTATATCGTTGGTGATTTAGCATCTGAGCGAAAGGGCAACAGAAAGGTTACCTTAGCAGTGCTTCCATTTAAGACGCTTAGTGATAATCCATCTGATCAATATTTCGCCGATGGTGTTATGGATGTCATATTAAGTAGCCTTTCAGGGATAGAAAATTTTAATGTGATCTCACGAACCACGATGGAACAGTACCGGAAGAATTCTAAAACCACTCCTGAAATAGCCAAAGAATTGGGTATTACCCATATGCTGGAGGCCAGTGTTCAAAAACAAACGGATAAAGTTCGTATCGCGGTCCAGCTTATTGATGCAAAAAACGATGTTCACATCTGGGCTGATGATTACGAAAGATTGTATAAGGATATTTTCTCTATGCAAAGTGAAGTAGCCAGAGAGATAGCACAGCACCTTGAGATAACCCTTTCGTCAATAGATGAAAGAAGATTGGATGAAACCCCAACAAAAAATGTTGAGGCTTATAATCTGTATTTAAAAGGACGCTTTTTTTGGGATAGGCGAACAGAGGAGGATTTAAAACTTAGTGTTAAATATTTTGAAGACGCTCTAGCTTTAGATCCAGACTATGCCTTGGCCTATGCAGGATTGGCCGCTTCTTATAGTGTCATGGCACAGTGGAGGTGGTATCCCAGAGATGAAGGGAATGAAAAAGCTAAAATGTATGCAGAGAAGGCGCTTTCCATTGATAAAAATATATCCCTGGCATATACGGTACTTGGGAAAATATCTGTATGGCGTGACTGGAATTGGAAACAAGGGGAAGAAGCGTTTAATCAAGCCTTAATTTTAGATCCTAACAATGCGACAGCTCATCAATGGTATGCTGGGCTACTGAATAGTTTAGGAAGAAATAAGGAAGCAAGAGAGCACATTGATTTGGCTAAAAAAAATAGCCCCAATGCTCCACTTGTGTATTCTACCAGTAGTCAGATTTATTATAATAATGGTGAATTTGAAAAAGCTGTTGAGGAGACTAAAAAAGCCTATGAGTTGGGAGGCTTTAGCCTTCATTATAGGTTCTATTGTTATGTCAGGTTAGGGGAGTACGATAAAGCTGTTGAAACCTTAAAGTTAAAGTTTCCTGAATTACAATCACATCCCGAAATCATTGATGAGATATATGAGTCCTCAGGAATTAAAGGCGTGGTTCATTGGTATATTGGTGATAGTAAATGTAGCGGAAGTAATGTAAGTAATTGTTTTAATAAAGCTAGGTTGTTTATGTTAATAGGCGATACAAAAAACGCTTTAGAATGTTTAGAAAAAAGTTATGAAATTGGTCATAAGCATTTTCCAAAGATTAGGCATTATTTAGATTTCAAACCCCTTCAATCAGAACCTAGATATTTAGTGCTTATCGATAAACTTAATATGGAATAA
- a CDS encoding 2Fe-2S iron-sulfur cluster-binding protein — translation MADIKTPTITYIGINQQVGYDNSTETILDCSISNQIPHIHECGGNGLCTTCRIRVLRGHDNLNPRTLREQEIARVRKWDPSIRLACQCYVKGDVSIQRLIWTSSEINKLQLETVPEGTAKERAIAILFCDIRGFTKMTSQNYSFDVAHILNRFYTVLGDPILINNGVIYQYVGDEIIGIFGVSGGMKDKNCKDAVRAALGMQYAIERLNHMELVDFDVNLKLGIGINFGKAYIGHLGHPKHKQFAVVGDPVNTASRIQSYNKIAKTNILISDSIFKGLSEATVEIGETFNQQMAGHEHLTRFHELKGFKEIDIQLELQRSLDYLLRNEEDFADKFYAKVFNKAPKIRSLFKNNMTSQGRLLTHMLAGIVYSMSRPDHLSLGLKLLGQSHSRYGVLKEHYPIVLSALLETIKEELGEFYTDQLINAWEQALTIITNEMKKYA, via the coding sequence ATGGCTGACATTAAAACACCAACTATTACCTACATCGGTATAAATCAGCAAGTAGGTTATGATAATTCAACTGAAACCATCCTAGATTGTTCTATTTCTAACCAGATTCCGCATATTCATGAATGCGGTGGAAATGGACTTTGTACTACTTGTAGAATTAGAGTTTTGAGAGGTCATGATAACTTAAACCCCAGAACTTTGAGGGAGCAAGAAATAGCAAGAGTTAGAAAATGGGACCCTTCAATTAGGTTAGCATGCCAATGTTATGTGAAAGGCGATGTAAGCATCCAAAGGTTAATTTGGACTAGTTCAGAAATTAACAAACTGCAATTAGAAACTGTACCAGAAGGTACTGCTAAAGAAAGAGCCATTGCCATACTATTTTGTGACATTCGTGGATTCACTAAAATGACGTCACAAAATTATTCTTTTGATGTAGCCCATATTTTAAATAGGTTCTACACTGTTCTAGGAGACCCTATATTAATAAACAACGGTGTTATCTATCAATATGTTGGAGATGAAATTATTGGAATTTTTGGAGTGTCCGGAGGCATGAAAGATAAAAACTGCAAAGATGCTGTTAGAGCCGCTTTAGGAATGCAATATGCAATTGAAAGACTTAATCATATGGAACTCGTAGACTTTGACGTTAATCTTAAATTAGGTATTGGAATAAATTTTGGCAAAGCCTACATAGGCCATTTAGGACACCCAAAGCACAAGCAATTTGCTGTAGTCGGTGACCCAGTTAATACAGCCAGCAGAATTCAATCTTACAATAAAATAGCTAAAACAAATATTTTAATTTCTGATTCCATTTTTAAAGGATTATCTGAAGCAACAGTGGAGATAGGAGAAACATTTAATCAACAAATGGCAGGACATGAACATTTAACCAGATTTCATGAGCTAAAGGGTTTTAAAGAAATAGATATCCAATTAGAACTTCAGCGATCCTTAGACTACTTATTAAGAAACGAAGAGGATTTTGCAGATAAATTTTATGCCAAAGTCTTTAATAAAGCTCCAAAAATAAGATCCCTGTTTAAAAATAACATGACCTCCCAAGGAAGATTATTAACTCATATGCTTGCAGGAATTGTTTATTCAATGAGCAGACCAGACCACCTAAGTTTAGGGCTCAAATTACTCGGACAAAGTCATTCACGCTACGGTGTTCTTAAAGAACATTATCCAATAGTATTGTCAGCGCTATTGGAAACCATTAAAGAAGAGCTTGGGGAATTTTATACTGACCAATTAATAAATGCTTGGGAACAAGCGTTGACCATAATTACAAATGAGATGAAAAAATATGCCTAA
- a CDS encoding DUF1566 domain-containing protein: MKINIHIVLFTLITITSIGTTLNSCSKDDPNMEMDEPNMEIALILGDNYQGGIIFYLDNTEKHGLIAAKTDQSTLDPWWNGSFIKTEATSTADGSTNTNMIIQAQGDNGSYAAKLCRDYSGGGFNDWFLPSKDQLNILYEQKTLVGGFSNQIYWTSSEYGVGSAWVQDFENGEQHSDNTSDRAGIHTRAIRAF; encoded by the coding sequence ATGAAAATAAATATCCACATCGTATTGTTCACCTTAATAACCATAACATCAATTGGAACTACACTAAACAGTTGTTCAAAGGATGACCCTAATATGGAAATGGATGAACCCAATATGGAAATTGCCCTGATTTTGGGAGACAATTACCAAGGAGGAATTATATTTTATCTTGATAATACTGAGAAACATGGATTAATTGCAGCTAAAACAGATCAGAGCACTTTAGATCCTTGGTGGAATGGAAGTTTTATTAAAACTGAAGCGACTAGTACTGCAGATGGCTCAACAAATACAAATATGATTATTCAAGCACAGGGCGATAATGGGTCATATGCTGCTAAATTGTGTAGGGATTACTCAGGAGGAGGGTTTAACGATTGGTTTTTACCCTCAAAAGATCAACTAAATATCTTATATGAACAAAAAACATTAGTAGGCGGATTCTCAAATCAAATTTATTGGACATCTAGTGAATATGGAGTAGGCAGTGCATGGGTTCAAGATTTTGAAAATGGCGAGCAACATTCAGACAATACAAGCGATAGAGCTGGTATTCACACTCGTGCAATTCGTGCTTTTTAG
- a CDS encoding tetratricopeptide repeat protein — protein sequence MKTFLFIVLLLISTPVKGQTYALNKHLIDRDKNDFLGCKKEVFDFKVQLSFSVGTSDLTSSITAIKDEEPKNDEYLEKLKDSLSKDSLNFKLLYKIGKFYDKIGAENNSKAYYKEALEHINIKFFDSDSASFYGTRSLLKAKLGIKKGFIEDAEKALLLNPNEYHSLFTYPMYLASKGEYEKAKTILTNSLTNNTLYPELGIFLLITINTTKYLEEFKQLDDNPSLKQKLKQKHYKTLIDWSSIRNHYEKLNHKQAAINLDKLLNFYNLFFRCGFFDLDENGQILFDFSRDEKKDLKALERWLKQSLKHKTLNAYTAYKHLGLINFYLEDDDKAIDYYQKAIDIFSRNKTKLIAEPNDAYLTLLSIYKFLDKKTEYENLLLRKISDPRARTFSDYINLSKFYILEDDIEKVRFYIEEAEKIDSKNFDIYRLKAHASYMENTKIIMENYYLSKAFRTTKNEQDAYKLILQWAIYDMFNNHPRLAYGKLITIKNKIKKGDCETCDRLITTYFNIEN from the coding sequence ATGAAAACATTTCTATTTATTGTATTATTACTTATTTCAACCCCTGTAAAAGGCCAAACTTATGCATTAAATAAACATTTAATAGATAGAGACAAGAATGACTTTTTAGGTTGTAAAAAAGAGGTATTCGATTTTAAAGTACAGCTTTCATTTTCTGTGGGAACTTCTGACTTAACATCTTCCATTACTGCAATCAAGGATGAGGAGCCCAAAAACGATGAATATCTCGAAAAGTTAAAAGATTCCTTATCCAAGGACTCCCTAAATTTTAAATTACTGTATAAAATAGGTAAATTTTATGACAAGATAGGTGCCGAAAACAATAGTAAGGCATATTATAAAGAGGCACTGGAACATATAAACATTAAATTCTTTGATAGTGATTCTGCCTCTTTTTATGGTACTAGAAGTTTATTAAAAGCCAAATTAGGAATTAAGAAGGGGTTTATTGAGGATGCCGAAAAGGCACTTTTATTAAATCCAAATGAATACCATTCACTTTTTACTTACCCAATGTATTTAGCTTCCAAAGGTGAGTATGAAAAGGCCAAAACTATTTTGACCAATTCATTAACTAACAATACATTATACCCAGAATTAGGCATTTTCTTATTAATCACCATTAACACCACAAAATACCTTGAAGAATTCAAACAACTAGATGACAATCCCTCGCTTAAACAGAAATTAAAACAAAAACATTACAAAACTTTAATCGATTGGTCATCCATCCGAAACCATTATGAAAAATTAAATCACAAGCAAGCAGCCATTAATCTTGATAAATTGTTAAATTTTTATAACCTCTTTTTTAGGTGTGGTTTTTTTGACCTTGATGAAAACGGACAAATATTATTTGACTTCAGTAGGGATGAAAAAAAGGACCTTAAGGCATTGGAACGTTGGCTGAAGCAATCCTTAAAACATAAAACTTTAAATGCATATACGGCCTATAAACACCTTGGATTAATTAACTTCTACCTTGAAGATGATGATAAGGCCATTGATTATTACCAAAAAGCTATAGACATATTTTCAAGAAATAAAACAAAATTGATTGCAGAACCTAATGATGCTTATTTAACCTTGTTATCCATTTATAAGTTCCTTGATAAAAAAACTGAGTATGAAAACCTTCTTTTAAGAAAAATTTCAGACCCCAGAGCAAGGACATTTTCAGACTACATTAACCTATCTAAGTTTTATATTCTTGAAGATGATATTGAAAAAGTGCGATTTTATATCGAAGAAGCTGAAAAAATTGATTCTAAAAATTTTGATATTTATCGCTTAAAAGCTCACGCTAGCTACATGGAAAATACAAAAATAATAATGGAGAATTATTACTTAAGCAAAGCATTTCGTACTACAAAAAATGAACAAGATGCCTATAAGCTTATTTTGCAATGGGCCATTTATGATATGTTCAACAACCACCCTAGGTTGGCATACGGTAAGCTTATCACTATTAAAAATAAAATCAAAAAAGGCGATTGTGAAACCTGCGATAGGCTTATTACAACGTATTTCAATATTGAAAATTAA
- a CDS encoding PspC domain-containing protein encodes MILGVSEWLSSKLGWKTSHIRIAFVVAVLFFGFGIGLYLILWIVKLFSK; translated from the coding sequence ATGATTTTAGGAGTTTCAGAATGGTTAAGCAGCAAACTAGGGTGGAAAACATCACACATCCGTATTGCTTTTGTAGTAGCAGTTTTATTTTTTGGATTTGGCATTGGGCTTTACCTAATTCTTTGGATAGTTAAATTGTTTTCTAAATAG
- a CDS encoding Cof-type HAD-IIB family hydrolase yields the protein MDFSKVKLIVSDMDGTLLNPNSEVSPRFFNQFNALKQQNIHFTAASGRQYQSILDKLAPIKDHISIIAENGGIMKYNNEEQILLKLTQANIKSAVELLRTIEGAYIVLCGRKCAYIETNNNAFIEKFSQYYKEYEIVDDLTKVNGDHFLKIAVFHHESSESYILPTAKALKKDLQVIVSGENWLDISHAKANKGYALTILQKELGVTAEETMVFGDYNNDLQMLNLAYFSYAMENAHDDVKKTARFSTKSNAEEGVETVLDRLLNNQHDL from the coding sequence ATGGATTTTTCAAAAGTAAAACTTATAGTATCAGATATGGACGGCACGTTGTTGAACCCAAACAGCGAAGTAAGCCCTCGGTTTTTCAATCAGTTTAATGCCTTAAAGCAGCAAAATATTCACTTTACTGCAGCGAGCGGCCGCCAATATCAAAGTATTTTAGATAAGCTAGCCCCTATAAAAGACCATATTTCAATTATAGCTGAAAATGGTGGCATTATGAAATACAATAACGAAGAACAGATTTTGTTGAAATTAACGCAAGCCAACATCAAATCTGCTGTTGAACTCCTTAGAACAATTGAGGGCGCTTATATTGTATTATGCGGCAGAAAATGCGCGTATATCGAAACCAATAATAACGCTTTTATTGAAAAATTCAGTCAATATTATAAAGAATATGAAATTGTTGACGACTTAACTAAAGTGAACGGTGATCATTTTTTAAAAATAGCTGTTTTTCATCATGAATCGTCTGAAAGTTACATCCTGCCCACGGCAAAAGCCTTAAAAAAAGACCTACAGGTTATAGTATCTGGTGAGAATTGGCTGGACATTTCACATGCAAAAGCTAACAAGGGATACGCCTTGACCATTTTACAAAAAGAACTGGGAGTTACAGCTGAAGAGACCATGGTTTTTGGAGACTACAATAACGACCTTCAAATGTTAAACCTAGCTTATTTTAGCTACGCTATGGAAAATGCACACGACGATGTTAAAAAAACAGCACGTTTTTCAACCAAAAGCAATGCCGAAGAAGGTGTAGAAACTGTTCTAGACCGACTTTTAAACAACCAACATGACCTATAA
- a CDS encoding LacI family transcriptional regulator, with translation MVTLKQLAKELGVSISTVSKALNNSEEIGGETIKRVKQLAEQYNYTPNKVALSLKSNKTKTIGVIIPNILNRFLAKVLFGIEREANQHGYNIITCISNESLEKEKESLNLLANGSVDGFILSLSEETQVKNEVEHFKNTIARGLPIVMFDRVAHDVLCDKVIVDDFEATYNATKTLLGEGRKQIAFVSTINELSVGKLRERGYNKAILENRGLGPIVLKLKKKDDQQKKIKSFLKKHKGIDGIVAADSSGIIALNTAVNLGLKVPKHISVIAFASNSESNHTLPKLTTIRQHAKAIGANAAQMLIQRLQSTSPDLDVKTKIVKTSLVKSKSTL, from the coding sequence ATGGTTACGTTAAAACAATTGGCTAAAGAGTTGGGGGTTTCTATTTCGACTGTTTCCAAGGCGCTTAATAATAGTGAGGAAATAGGTGGGGAAACCATTAAACGTGTAAAACAACTTGCAGAGCAGTATAACTACACGCCAAATAAGGTAGCGTTGAGCCTTAAAAGCAATAAGACAAAAACCATAGGTGTTATTATACCTAATATTCTTAATCGGTTTTTAGCTAAAGTCCTTTTTGGTATAGAACGTGAGGCTAACCAGCATGGTTACAATATTATTACTTGCATTTCAAACGAATCGTTGGAAAAGGAAAAGGAGAGTCTTAATCTGTTGGCTAACGGCAGTGTTGATGGTTTTATATTGTCGTTGTCTGAGGAAACCCAAGTTAAAAATGAGGTCGAACACTTTAAAAATACGATTGCTCGGGGTCTTCCCATAGTTATGTTTGACAGGGTAGCTCACGATGTGTTGTGTGATAAGGTAATTGTTGATGATTTTGAAGCAACTTATAATGCTACAAAAACATTATTGGGCGAAGGCCGTAAGCAAATCGCGTTTGTTAGTACGATTAATGAACTTAGTGTGGGTAAATTAAGGGAGCGTGGTTACAACAAGGCAATTTTAGAGAACAGAGGCCTTGGGCCAATAGTGCTAAAACTGAAAAAGAAGGACGACCAACAAAAAAAAATAAAATCATTCTTAAAAAAGCACAAAGGAATTGATGGGATAGTAGCTGCCGATAGTTCTGGAATAATAGCTTTAAATACGGCTGTAAATCTGGGGCTTAAAGTGCCAAAGCATATTTCTGTAATTGCCTTTGCCAGTAATTCTGAATCAAACCACACACTCCCCAAACTAACTACTATACGCCAACACGCTAAGGCCATTGGTGCAAATGCTGCTCAAATGTTAATCCAGCGATTACAAAGTACATCTCCTGATCTTGACGTGAAAACCAAAATAGTTAAGACGAGTTTGGTTAAAAGCAAGTCCACCTTGTAA
- a CDS encoding tetratricopeptide repeat protein, whose amino-acid sequence MRDSTDLAGAHYALGEVYRYSFLGDSAYYYYHKAEKFYKIKKDNLKLAKTLYGIAVVQKNEKDLTGSELTSVRAMTLLEPLKETQDVVEAKLRIYNNLGLVFGELEQYEESVSYYKKSIELIEKLNGENKIVMNFSKNNLALSYKKSGDYNLALEYYSQILDNDKLIEIKPDFYALVLDNYAHTKFLSNDFTDLPDLFFRALKVSDSINPGSYNSISVNQHLAEYYHHKKDNNTARHYAYKAKDIAENFHNDELLSSLLLLSKIEEGEKSAEHLKAYINLNDSLLKNERATRNKFARIQYETDKIEQENKQIAKERTWLLIVSVVVILASFLLYLVIAQRNKNKELQFIQKQQETNEEIYNLMLSQNESIEEARALEKKRISEELHDGVLGRLFGTRLSLDSLNMNNSPEAIKTRGHYIEQLKTIESDIRKVSHELNADFVSGSGFIDIIKTLVETQTLAYGLKYNLMHDDDINWDAVSNKKKIHIYRIIQETLHNIYKHANATHVNISFKLKNNVLCLSISDDGSGFDVNKAKSGIGLKNIKSRIKDINGTIKITSEIEEGTTVIIEAPIH is encoded by the coding sequence TTGCGAGACTCAACAGATTTAGCTGGTGCTCATTATGCCTTGGGTGAAGTTTATAGGTACAGTTTTTTAGGGGATAGTGCCTACTACTACTATCATAAAGCCGAGAAATTTTATAAAATTAAAAAAGATAATTTAAAATTAGCCAAAACGCTTTATGGAATTGCGGTTGTTCAGAAAAATGAAAAAGACCTTACGGGCAGTGAGTTAACTTCTGTAAGAGCTATGACTTTGCTTGAACCTCTTAAAGAGACTCAGGATGTGGTTGAGGCTAAATTGCGTATATATAATAATTTGGGTTTAGTTTTTGGTGAATTGGAACAGTATGAAGAATCAGTTTCCTATTACAAAAAATCGATTGAATTAATTGAAAAATTAAATGGAGAAAATAAAATAGTTATGAATTTCTCCAAAAACAATTTAGCCCTTTCTTATAAAAAATCTGGGGATTATAATTTAGCATTAGAATATTACAGTCAAATTTTAGATAATGACAAATTAATTGAAATAAAACCCGATTTTTATGCTTTGGTGTTGGATAACTATGCGCATACTAAATTTTTAAGTAATGACTTTACTGATTTGCCAGACTTGTTTTTTAGGGCTCTTAAAGTTTCAGATAGTATAAACCCAGGAAGTTATAATTCGATTAGTGTTAATCAACATTTGGCAGAGTATTACCATCACAAAAAAGATAATAATACTGCAAGGCATTATGCTTATAAGGCAAAAGATATCGCGGAAAACTTTCATAATGATGAATTATTGAGCTCATTGTTGTTGCTTTCAAAAATTGAAGAGGGAGAAAAATCTGCAGAGCATTTAAAAGCTTATATTAATTTAAACGATAGCTTATTAAAAAATGAAAGAGCTACCAGAAACAAATTTGCCAGAATTCAATATGAAACGGATAAAATAGAACAAGAAAACAAGCAAATAGCCAAAGAGCGTACTTGGTTGTTAATTGTCTCTGTTGTTGTAATATTGGCCTCTTTTCTTTTGTATTTGGTGATTGCACAACGAAATAAAAATAAAGAACTACAGTTTATTCAAAAACAACAAGAAACCAACGAGGAAATCTATAACCTCATGCTGTCTCAGAATGAAAGTATTGAAGAAGCCAGAGCCCTTGAAAAGAAACGTATTTCAGAAGAGTTGCACGACGGTGTGCTAGGTAGGCTGTTTGGTACTAGGCTAAGTTTAGATAGCCTGAACATGAACAATAGCCCCGAAGCCATAAAAACAAGGGGGCATTATATAGAGCAATTAAAAACCATTGAAAGTGACATCAGGAAAGTGTCTCATGAATTGAATGCCGATTTTGTTTCTGGTTCCGGATTTATTGATATCATAAAAACATTGGTTGAAACCCAGACTTTGGCTTACGGTTTAAAGTACAATTTGATGCATGATGACGATATCAATTGGGATGCTGTGTCCAATAAAAAGAAAATTCATATATATAGAATCATACAGGAAACGCTACATAATATCTACAAACATGCCAACGCAACCCATGTTAATATTAGTTTTAAATTAAAAAATAATGTACTTTGCCTAAGTATTTCAGATGATGGTTCAGGGTTTGATGTAAATAAGGCAAAATCAGGTATAGGTTTAAAAAACATCAAATCAAGAATAAAAGATATAAACGGAACAATTAAAATAACCTCAGAAATAGAGGAGGGAACAACAGTAATTATAGAGGCACCAATCCACTAA